One region of Oncorhynchus mykiss isolate Arlee unplaced genomic scaffold, USDA_OmykA_1.1 un_scaffold_212, whole genome shotgun sequence genomic DNA includes:
- the LOC110515533 gene encoding phosducin-like protein 3 isoform X3, protein MMQANENQARRDRSCFESLTLWDLKSHNHNPSLWVVKDREEDVEYQERSESEEGDEEEEYVCVIIEGSEVEEDEEEEEEEEEYEVTCVGEYEEEEECLLEVVVKEEEEECLLEVVVKEEGVEEDEEERVERYEKEKKEKEEEEEKGEEEEEEEEETANTYPSVPMCSLLNHHFSHLATKFPECKFLMILAGQCVPNYPVSHLPTLFIYDSGCIINSLIGEKACGGRNVLEDELKWMLAQSGAFVIDSYEALYQEGTPITTPRSEQDQEDYSDDQSDHYDNQGTEV, encoded by the exons ATGATG CAAGCCAATGAAAACCAAGCCAGGAGAGATAGGAGCTGCTTTGAGAGCCTGACCTTATGGGACCTGAAGAGCCACAACCACA ATCCTTCTCTGTGGGTAGTTAAAGACAGAGAAGAAGATGTGGAATACCAGGAGAGAAGCGAGAGTGAGGAaggagatgaagaggaagagtATGTATGTGTGATAATAGAAGGGTCAGAGgttgaggaagatgaggaggaagaggaagaggaggaggaatacgAGGTGACATGTGTAGGGGAgtatgaggaggaagaggagtgtttGTTAGAGGTTgtggtgaaagaggaggaagaggagtgtttGTTAGAGGTTGTGGTgaaagaggagggagtagaggaggacgAAGAAGAAAGAGTGGAGAGGTatgagaaggagaagaaagagaaggaagaggaagaagagaagggagaagaagaagaagaagaggaggaggagacagccaACACATATCCCAG tgtaccTATGTGTTCCCTGTTGAATCACCACTTCAGTCACCTGGCCACTAAATTCCCTGAGTGCAAGTTCCTGATGATCCTCGCCGGGCAGTGTGTCCCCAACTACCCTGTCAGCCACCTCCCCACCCTGTTCATCTACGACTCAGGATGTATCATCAATTCACTGATAGGAGAGAAGGCCTGTGGAGGGAGGAACGTATTGGAAgatg AGCTGAAGTGGATGCTGGCCCAGTCGGGAGCGTTTGTGATTGACAGCTACGAGGCCTTATACCAGGAGGGCACGCCCATCACGACGCCGCGTTCGGAACAGGACCAGGAAGACTACAGCGATGACCAGTCTGATCACTATGACAACCAAGGCACCGAGGTGTAG
- the LOC110515533 gene encoding phosducin-like protein 3 isoform X2 has translation MQQANENQARRDRSCFESLTLWDLKSHNHNPSLWVVKDREEDVEYQERSESEEGDEEEEYVCVIIEGSEVEEDEEEEEEEEEYEVTCVGEYEEEEECLLEVVVKEEEEECLLEVVVKEEGVEEDEEERVERYEKEKKEKEEEEEKGEEEEEEEEETANTYPSVPMCSLLNHHFSHLATKFPECKFLMILAGQCVPNYPVSHLPTLFIYDSGCIINSLIGEKACGGRNVLEDELKWMLAQSGAFVIDSYEALYQEGTPITTPRSEQDQEDYSDDQSDHYDNQGTEV, from the exons ATGCAG CAAGCCAATGAAAACCAAGCCAGGAGAGATAGGAGCTGCTTTGAGAGCCTGACCTTATGGGACCTGAAGAGCCACAACCACA ATCCTTCTCTGTGGGTAGTTAAAGACAGAGAAGAAGATGTGGAATACCAGGAGAGAAGCGAGAGTGAGGAaggagatgaagaggaagagtATGTATGTGTGATAATAGAAGGGTCAGAGgttgaggaagatgaggaggaagaggaagaggaggaggaatacgAGGTGACATGTGTAGGGGAgtatgaggaggaagaggagtgtttGTTAGAGGTTgtggtgaaagaggaggaagaggagtgtttGTTAGAGGTTGTGGTgaaagaggagggagtagaggaggacgAAGAAGAAAGAGTGGAGAGGTatgagaaggagaagaaagagaaggaagaggaagaagagaagggagaagaagaagaagaagaggaggaggagacagccaACACATATCCCAG tgtaccTATGTGTTCCCTGTTGAATCACCACTTCAGTCACCTGGCCACTAAATTCCCTGAGTGCAAGTTCCTGATGATCCTCGCCGGGCAGTGTGTCCCCAACTACCCTGTCAGCCACCTCCCCACCCTGTTCATCTACGACTCAGGATGTATCATCAATTCACTGATAGGAGAGAAGGCCTGTGGAGGGAGGAACGTATTGGAAgatg AGCTGAAGTGGATGCTGGCCCAGTCGGGAGCGTTTGTGATTGACAGCTACGAGGCCTTATACCAGGAGGGCACGCCCATCACGACGCCGCGTTCGGAACAGGACCAGGAAGACTACAGCGATGACCAGTCTGATCACTATGACAACCAAGGCACCGAGGTGTAG
- the LOC110515533 gene encoding phosducin-like protein 3 isoform X1: MNLRERQVERHGNHGRDAVQQANENQARRDRSCFESLTLWDLKSHNHNPSLWVVKDREEDVEYQERSESEEGDEEEEYVCVIIEGSEVEEDEEEEEEEEEYEVTCVGEYEEEEECLLEVVVKEEEEECLLEVVVKEEGVEEDEEERVERYEKEKKEKEEEEEKGEEEEEEEEETANTYPSVPMCSLLNHHFSHLATKFPECKFLMILAGQCVPNYPVSHLPTLFIYDSGCIINSLIGEKACGGRNVLEDELKWMLAQSGAFVIDSYEALYQEGTPITTPRSEQDQEDYSDDQSDHYDNQGTEV; the protein is encoded by the exons ATGAACCtgagggagagacaggtagagaggcatGGAAATCATGGAAGAGATGCAGTCCAG CAAGCCAATGAAAACCAAGCCAGGAGAGATAGGAGCTGCTTTGAGAGCCTGACCTTATGGGACCTGAAGAGCCACAACCACA ATCCTTCTCTGTGGGTAGTTAAAGACAGAGAAGAAGATGTGGAATACCAGGAGAGAAGCGAGAGTGAGGAaggagatgaagaggaagagtATGTATGTGTGATAATAGAAGGGTCAGAGgttgaggaagatgaggaggaagaggaagaggaggaggaatacgAGGTGACATGTGTAGGGGAgtatgaggaggaagaggagtgtttGTTAGAGGTTgtggtgaaagaggaggaagaggagtgtttGTTAGAGGTTGTGGTgaaagaggagggagtagaggaggacgAAGAAGAAAGAGTGGAGAGGTatgagaaggagaagaaagagaaggaagaggaagaagagaagggagaagaagaagaagaagaggaggaggagacagccaACACATATCCCAG tgtaccTATGTGTTCCCTGTTGAATCACCACTTCAGTCACCTGGCCACTAAATTCCCTGAGTGCAAGTTCCTGATGATCCTCGCCGGGCAGTGTGTCCCCAACTACCCTGTCAGCCACCTCCCCACCCTGTTCATCTACGACTCAGGATGTATCATCAATTCACTGATAGGAGAGAAGGCCTGTGGAGGGAGGAACGTATTGGAAgatg AGCTGAAGTGGATGCTGGCCCAGTCGGGAGCGTTTGTGATTGACAGCTACGAGGCCTTATACCAGGAGGGCACGCCCATCACGACGCCGCGTTCGGAACAGGACCAGGAAGACTACAGCGATGACCAGTCTGATCACTATGACAACCAAGGCACCGAGGTGTAG